From a single Oreochromis niloticus isolate F11D_XX linkage group LG3, O_niloticus_UMD_NMBU, whole genome shotgun sequence genomic region:
- the LOC109201440 gene encoding uncharacterized protein LOC109201440 → MICRILLLIILTSCVSGSFIVNVTQTSYQAEENHNITLEWTFTTKPDPKYIFINCDQKSSGKVHEIFSNKIQYHIRDVVEVSVSQDERFLGRVQSDKDALREGRIKLQLSRLRTEDSGMYTCHVKTDYGSGSASSELEVTKSFVVNVTQTFYRAEENQNITLEWTFTTTPYSSWSYLFIQCFQMTDSEISDLYHFYDGVELSVSKKFSGRVQSDRDAIREGRIRLQLSTLRTNDSGLYNCTVRVDKGSGFAGCRLSVIPIVENPQTPQPSLTPPQESKDRSGRVGLGMGISSSVLVVCAALCFILRNNKKRKNLMLNVSETQLICTNMKPSRGQTFYQELVELQINT, encoded by the exons ATGATCTGCAGGATcctgctgctcatcatcctcacctCATGTGTCTCTG gaTCATTTATAGTAAATGTAACACAGACCTCCTATCAGGCAGAGGAGAACCACAACATCACCCTGGAGTGGACGTTCACAACCAAACCTGACCccaaatacatttttatcaaCTGTGACCAGAAAAGTAGTGGCAAAGTCCATGAAATTTTCAGTAACAAAATCCAGTATCATATACGTGATGTTGTTGAGGTGTCAGTGTCTcaagatgaaaggtttttaggACGCGTCCAGAGTGACAAAGATGCCCTCAGAGAAGGACGAATTAAACTTCAACTGTCCAGACTCAGGACTGAGGACTCGGGCATGTACACGTGTCATGTGAAAACAGATTATGGATCTGGCTCTGCCAGCAGTGAACTCGAGGTCACTA AATCATTTGTAGTGAATGTGACACAGACCTTCTATCGGGCAGAGGAGAACCAGAACATCACACTGGAGTGGACGTTCACCACCACACCTTACAGCTCCTGGAGCTACCTTTTTATTCAATGTTTTCAAATGACTGATAGCGAAATCTCAGACTTGTATCATTTCTATGATGGTGTTGAGTTATCAGTGTCGAAAAAGTTTTCAGGACGAGTCCAGAGTGACAGAGATGCCATCAGAGAAGGACGAATCAGACTTCAACTGTCCACACTCAGGACTAATGACTCTGGTCTGTACAACTGTACAGTGAGGGTAGATAAGGGCTCTGGTTTTGCGGGTTGCAGACTCAGTGTTATTC CCATTGTTGAAAATCCTCAAACTCCACAACCATCTTTAACTCCACCTCAAGAGAGTAAAGACAGGTCTGGTCGTGTTGGACTGGGAATGGGAATATCATcgtctgttttggttgtttgtgctgctctttgttttattttgagaaacaacaaaaagagaaaaaacctgatgtTAAATGTCTCAGAGACACAACTGATCTGCACTAACATGAAACCTTCTAGAGGACAAACTTTCTATCAAGAGTTAGTCGAACTTCAAATAAATACCTGA